Within the Candidatus Acidiferrales bacterium genome, the region GTTTAACTCGCAAGGACGCACACCGATGAAGGCGTATTTCGGTCGGAGTGTCGTCTCCTTTAGAAACTCCAGAGATTTCCCATTCCTTTTCATTTGGAACAGACTCCTTTTTGGAGGATAGAGAAATCGTTTCCACGACTGCGGTGCCGTGTGAAAACCAAAATACTTACCTCTGGTCTCCCTCGAGAGTCTGTACGTAGATGGGCTCTGTTGGTCTGTCCATCCGACAGGCAATTCATCGGGAGACTCTACCTTGTCATAAATAATTGCACCATCATGGACGACCGGTGCAACGAGCGTATAGTCTTTACTTTTTAATGCGGTAAAAAGCTTGTGAAAGTTTTCTTCGCTGAGTTTAAAGATCGTATTCATTAAGGGCCAGGGTTTTATCAAGCAGAAACTATCAACGATTGTGCCACCATGTTTCACTTAAACCGTCGGAATAAACGTGCGGCTCATTGTCCGAATTCTCGATGTGGGACAAAAAAAGACGCAAGTCCGATTCTGACACTGTAAATTTTTTGTCTCGAAAAACGATCGTTTCCGCTTAATTATTCTACAGATAATGTTCCATGCTGTCGTCAAGAATAAGCAGTAATATGGAAACTGTTCGTTGTTAGAAAATGTTGTGTTTATGATTCAAGAATAGGAATTGGGAAGGAGTAAGCTAAGAGATGGCTGAAAAGGTACACAGAGTTCTACAAGACCATGAAGTCAAAAAGGAACTTCACGGCGAAGTCTTTTATCCATCGGAGGAAATAGTCTTGCAGGCGAATGTCCAGAATCCCGATGCCGTCTACCGAGAGGCAGAAGATGATCTAGAAGGCTACTGGGCGCGACGGGCAAGTGAACTCGAGTGGTACAAAAAGTGGGACAAGGTCTTGGACGAAACTAACAAGCCTTTTTATAAATGGTTTGTCGGAGGGAAGACCAACATTGTTCTTAATGCGCTTGATCGGCACGTAAATACCTGGCGGCGGAATAAGCTTGCTTTGATTTGGGAGGGCGAAAACGGAGAATTGCGGACGTTTTCATATCACGCTTTGAATAGGGAGGTATGCAAATTTGCAACGGTTTTGAAAAGCATGGGTGTCGGCAAAGGAGACAGAGTAACTATTTATATGCCGCGTATTCCGGAAACTGTGATAGCAATGCTTGCGACAGCGAAAATAGGTGCAATACATTCCGTAGTTTACGGCGGATTTTCAGTTGAGGCTCTCCACGGAAGGATAGAAGACAGCGAATCGCGTGTGATCGTAACAGCTGACGGTGGATTTATGAACGGAAAAATCGTCGAACTGAAAAAAATTGTAGATGAGGCCTTGAGGAGAACGGCTGCGCCTGAAACGGTGATCGTAGTGAAACGCAACGGCAAAGATGTTCCGATGGAAGCCGGTCGTGATTTTTGGTACCATGAATTGATGAGTCTGCCATTGACTCGCAACGGATCGAAGTGTGCAACAGAAGAGATGGACGCTGAAGACCCCCTTTATATTTTATACACGTCGGGTACCACAGGAAAGCCGAAGGCTATCCTCCATACCCATGGCGGATACATGGTTGGGACTTATTCCACCCTGAAGGACGTTTTTGATTTGAAAGAGGAAGACAGATGGTGGTGCACTGCTGATCCTGGTTGGGTGACGGGGCATTCCTATATAGTTTACGCCCCGCTTCTTAACGGCTCGACTTCATTCATGTATGAAGGCGCTCCAACTTTTCCGTACCCTGATAGATGGTGGACCATGATAGAAAAGTACGGTATTACAGTTCTCTATTCTACGCCGACTGCGATTCGCGGACTTATGCGTTATGGCGAGGCATGGCCCAACCGCCATGATCTTTCCACGCTTCGTCTCCTTGGCAGCGTAGGTGAACCGATAAACCCGGAAGCCTGGAGATGGTATCATAGAGTCATCGGGAAGGAACAATGTCCTATCATGGACACGTGGTGGCAGACAGAGACCGGAGCATTCATGATAACGCCGCTCCCGTCGACCCCGCTCAAGCCCGGTTCCGGAACAAAGCCTTACTTTGGCGTTCACGCCGATGTTGTTGATGATGTCGGCAAACCGGTCAAACCAGGTGAGGAAGGCTTCCTGATTCTCAAACGACCATGGCCCTCAATGCTGCGAACAATTTACAAGGACCCGGAACGGTACGTAAATACTTATTGGAGTCGTTATCCTGGCTATTATTTTGTCGGCGACTCTGCACGAAAGGACGAAGACGGGTATTTCTGGGTAATAGGTAGAGTGGATGATGTGATAAAAGTCAGCGGATACAGGCTGGGAACGGCTGAGCTTGAATCCGCTTTGGTGAGCCACCACGCGGTTGCCGAAGCAGCCGTTATAGGGCTACCACATGAGATAAAGGGAATCGCGATCCATGCTTATGTGATGTTGAAAAGCGGTTTTGAAGGCAGCGAACCTTTGGCTGAAGAGCTGATACAACATGTGGCGCATGAGATGGGACCGATTGCAAAACCCGAGAAAATAAATTTCACTAACTCGCTTCCGAAAACTCGCAGTGGAAAAATAATGAGAAGGGTCTTGAAGGCGCGGGCATTGGGGATGCCCGAAGGTGATTTGAGCACACTGGAAGATTAGCAGAATGACAGACC harbors:
- the acs gene encoding acetate--CoA ligase — translated: MAEKVHRVLQDHEVKKELHGEVFYPSEEIVLQANVQNPDAVYREAEDDLEGYWARRASELEWYKKWDKVLDETNKPFYKWFVGGKTNIVLNALDRHVNTWRRNKLALIWEGENGELRTFSYHALNREVCKFATVLKSMGVGKGDRVTIYMPRIPETVIAMLATAKIGAIHSVVYGGFSVEALHGRIEDSESRVIVTADGGFMNGKIVELKKIVDEALRRTAAPETVIVVKRNGKDVPMEAGRDFWYHELMSLPLTRNGSKCATEEMDAEDPLYILYTSGTTGKPKAILHTHGGYMVGTYSTLKDVFDLKEEDRWWCTADPGWVTGHSYIVYAPLLNGSTSFMYEGAPTFPYPDRWWTMIEKYGITVLYSTPTAIRGLMRYGEAWPNRHDLSTLRLLGSVGEPINPEAWRWYHRVIGKEQCPIMDTWWQTETGAFMITPLPSTPLKPGSGTKPYFGVHADVVDDVGKPVKPGEEGFLILKRPWPSMLRTIYKDPERYVNTYWSRYPGYYFVGDSARKDEDGYFWVIGRVDDVIKVSGYRLGTAELESALVSHHAVAEAAVIGLPHEIKGIAIHAYVMLKSGFEGSEPLAEELIQHVAHEMGPIAKPEKINFTNSLPKTRSGKIMRRVLKARALGMPEGDLSTLED